Proteins encoded together in one Chaetodon auriga isolate fChaAug3 chromosome 20, fChaAug3.hap1, whole genome shotgun sequence window:
- the LOC143338667 gene encoding transforming growth factor beta-1-induced transcript 1 protein-like isoform X1 — protein sequence MDDLGVPEPPNYPLSPRIVVFDALLADLENTGSPLARCPVLLTSDPPQNADSTEDSTPTRPPPPAYTPQQTVSAAMKSTQNSSPDKLYSTVCKPRSPRAADPPPAFSSSSLLGGGLSELDHLLQELNATQFNITDEILAQFPSSKKDERDKIKDKATTSSSSSAKPSATSATLELDKLMASLSDFRVQSTPAVPVSPVVTAPQQPAAPPQPSSGGSLDSMLGLLQSDLSRQGVQTSSKGNCSACQKPVVGQVVTALGKVWHPEHFVCTECETELGSRNFFEKDGRPYCESDYFTLFSPHCAQCNKPILNKMVTALDKNWHPECFCCVKCSRAFGEEGFHDREGQQYCQQCFLTLFASRCQGCSQPILENYISALNSLWHPQCFVCRECYSPFVNGSFFEHEGNPLCEAHYHQSRGSMCQACQQPILGRCVTAMGAKFHPHHLVCHFCLKPLSKGCFKEQENKPYCHPCFIKLFG from the exons GAGTGCCTGAGCCACCTAACTACCCTCTCAGTCCTCGTATTGTTGTGTTTG ATGCCCTCCTCGCTGATCTGGAGAACACCGGCTCTCCTCTCGCTCGGTGTCCAGTCCTGCTCACCTCTGACCCTCCACAAAATGCTGACAGCACCGAGGACTCCACTCCCACCCGGCCACCGCCACCCGCCTACACCCCGCAGCAG ACGGTTTCTGCCGCCATGAAATCCACCCAGAACTCCAGCCCAGACAAATTATACAG CACAGTGTGTAAACCACGCTCTCCCCGCGCAGCAGACCCTCCTCcagccttctcctcctcctcgctgttGGGAGGAGGTCTGAGTGAACTGGACCATCTGTTGCAGGAGCTAAACGCCACCCAGTTCAACATcacag ATGAGATCCTGGCTCAGTTCCCTTCTTCTAAGAAAGATGAGAGGGACAAGATTAAGGATAAGGCCACAACCTCTTCTTCCAG CTCTGCGAAGCCTTCAGCAACATCCGCCACACTGGAATTGGACAAACTGATGGCTTCTCTGTCAGACTTCAGAGTCCAGAGCACA CCAGCTGTGCCTGTCAGTCCAGTGGTGACAGCACCGCAGCAGCCCGCCGCCCCCCCACAGCCCTCATCTGGCGGCTCGCTGGACAGCATGCTGGGGCTGCTTCAGTCAGACCTGAGTCGACAAGGAGTTCAAACATCCTCCAAAGGCAACTGTTCAGCTTGTCAAAAGCCAGTGGTGGGACAG GTGGTAACAGCCCTGGGAAAGGTGTGGCACCCAGAGCACTTTGTGTGCACTGAGTGTGAGACGGAGTTAGGCAGTCGCAACTTCTTTGAGAAGGACGGACGGCCGTACTGCGAGTCGGACTACTTCACCCTCTTCTCCCCACACTGTGCACAATGCAACAAGCCCATCCTAAAT AAAATGGTCACCGCTCTGGATAAGAACTGGCACCcagagtgtttctgctgtgttaaGTGCAGCCGGGCGTTCGGAGAGGAAG GTTTCCATGACCGTGAGGGCCAGCAGTACTGCCAGCAGTGCTTCTTGACTCTGTTTGCTTCCCGCTGTCAAGGCTGCAGCCAGCCCATTCTGGAAAACTACATCTCAGCTCTCAACTCTCTCTGGCACCCACAGTGCTTCGTATGCAGG GAGTGCTACAGTCCCTTCGTCAACGGCAGCTTCTTCGAACACGAGGGGAACCCCCTCTGCGAGGCCCACTACCACCAGTCCCGTGGTAGCATGTGCCAGGCCTGCCAGCAGCCGATCCTGGGCCGCTGCGTCACCGCCATGGGGGCCAAATTCCACCCCCACCATCTCGTTTGTCACTTCTGCCTGAAGCCCCTGAGCAAAGGCTGCTTCAAGGAGCAGGAGAACAAGCCCTACTGCCACCCGTGCTTCATCAAACTCTTCGGCTGA
- the LOC143338667 gene encoding transforming growth factor beta-1-induced transcript 1 protein-like isoform X2 → MDDLDALLADLENTGSPLARCPVLLTSDPPQNADSTEDSTPTRPPPPAYTPQQTVSAAMKSTQNSSPDKLYSTVCKPRSPRAADPPPAFSSSSLLGGGLSELDHLLQELNATQFNITDEILAQFPSSKKDERDKIKDKATTSSSSSAKPSATSATLELDKLMASLSDFRVQSTPAVPVSPVVTAPQQPAAPPQPSSGGSLDSMLGLLQSDLSRQGVQTSSKGNCSACQKPVVGQVVTALGKVWHPEHFVCTECETELGSRNFFEKDGRPYCESDYFTLFSPHCAQCNKPILNKMVTALDKNWHPECFCCVKCSRAFGEEGFHDREGQQYCQQCFLTLFASRCQGCSQPILENYISALNSLWHPQCFVCRECYSPFVNGSFFEHEGNPLCEAHYHQSRGSMCQACQQPILGRCVTAMGAKFHPHHLVCHFCLKPLSKGCFKEQENKPYCHPCFIKLFG, encoded by the exons ATGCCCTCCTCGCTGATCTGGAGAACACCGGCTCTCCTCTCGCTCGGTGTCCAGTCCTGCTCACCTCTGACCCTCCACAAAATGCTGACAGCACCGAGGACTCCACTCCCACCCGGCCACCGCCACCCGCCTACACCCCGCAGCAG ACGGTTTCTGCCGCCATGAAATCCACCCAGAACTCCAGCCCAGACAAATTATACAG CACAGTGTGTAAACCACGCTCTCCCCGCGCAGCAGACCCTCCTCcagccttctcctcctcctcgctgttGGGAGGAGGTCTGAGTGAACTGGACCATCTGTTGCAGGAGCTAAACGCCACCCAGTTCAACATcacag ATGAGATCCTGGCTCAGTTCCCTTCTTCTAAGAAAGATGAGAGGGACAAGATTAAGGATAAGGCCACAACCTCTTCTTCCAG CTCTGCGAAGCCTTCAGCAACATCCGCCACACTGGAATTGGACAAACTGATGGCTTCTCTGTCAGACTTCAGAGTCCAGAGCACA CCAGCTGTGCCTGTCAGTCCAGTGGTGACAGCACCGCAGCAGCCCGCCGCCCCCCCACAGCCCTCATCTGGCGGCTCGCTGGACAGCATGCTGGGGCTGCTTCAGTCAGACCTGAGTCGACAAGGAGTTCAAACATCCTCCAAAGGCAACTGTTCAGCTTGTCAAAAGCCAGTGGTGGGACAG GTGGTAACAGCCCTGGGAAAGGTGTGGCACCCAGAGCACTTTGTGTGCACTGAGTGTGAGACGGAGTTAGGCAGTCGCAACTTCTTTGAGAAGGACGGACGGCCGTACTGCGAGTCGGACTACTTCACCCTCTTCTCCCCACACTGTGCACAATGCAACAAGCCCATCCTAAAT AAAATGGTCACCGCTCTGGATAAGAACTGGCACCcagagtgtttctgctgtgttaaGTGCAGCCGGGCGTTCGGAGAGGAAG GTTTCCATGACCGTGAGGGCCAGCAGTACTGCCAGCAGTGCTTCTTGACTCTGTTTGCTTCCCGCTGTCAAGGCTGCAGCCAGCCCATTCTGGAAAACTACATCTCAGCTCTCAACTCTCTCTGGCACCCACAGTGCTTCGTATGCAGG GAGTGCTACAGTCCCTTCGTCAACGGCAGCTTCTTCGAACACGAGGGGAACCCCCTCTGCGAGGCCCACTACCACCAGTCCCGTGGTAGCATGTGCCAGGCCTGCCAGCAGCCGATCCTGGGCCGCTGCGTCACCGCCATGGGGGCCAAATTCCACCCCCACCATCTCGTTTGTCACTTCTGCCTGAAGCCCCTGAGCAAAGGCTGCTTCAAGGAGCAGGAGAACAAGCCCTACTGCCACCCGTGCTTCATCAAACTCTTCGGCTGA
- the patl2 gene encoding protein PAT1 homolog 2, with the protein MSDSEQQEADKPQWPENGDEWSDGEDGTKMDCGLLQAMAEEDEEINVYNEETFGMDLDAHGTTEDPSDSLHEFGKLPPPPPTPPPPLPPPSQLYPKPPSRHSSPSPPRQRPQYLPRAPPGQRGRGRGQRGGLGRGQMFEDPAVMRIVQGQPSLKGLDSAIVDCGNTMHWNTFEDDYLSPSSRKTRRISGSIFQDSAIVCVIDGRRGQHLTSNFLDLPYPVSSFRGRRGEPRGSYPRRHFGQRGPSQMHAPMVPGSPILLRQPLTPRQHYNQTGGFRFPGSRPCPSTPQSMTPKMMQLRFGANSPRPSPFYSPLSNSVQHFRYPGPVTQLHPQHKRLLHQKQRIFQRKPEGWDPYCNLMTAKEKEWITRLQMIQLQSEHPYLEDYYYQEYYRRLEAKMAEEELGIRGKREPPKLTTPFITKTDSYTPVVHIEGSLGQVAVSTCYTPRRAISAVHAVQAQGPLEEQKDIRQQRLEVLSKIEKLFIVLLEVEEMERMKTTILSEPEETRLMEKMQRKVEHIYSQLQHHDPLDSGGEFLPFLLVSKGKRLVARLLPFLKHDTALKILSTVTLNLPSLMSRDTEEALPVLYPPLRNVIGSLTFSQLIGVLKSLTSESLATHECLTLACQNKFGLSLLYALLSHGEKLLSSGVPLEPSIGDFETWTDTIFQVAGQLSQCSLVEPLLLPSNLLTLFCRYLDKRTVHQLKSNMESATGFLALPS; encoded by the exons ATGAGTGATTCAGAACAA CAGGAGGCTGACAAGCCTCAGTGGCCTGAGAATGGAGATGAGTGGAGTGATGGAGAGGATGGCACAAAAATGGACTGTGGGCTCCTGCAGGCCATggcagaggaggatgaggagatcAACGTCTATAATGAGGAGACGTTTGGAATGG ATCTTGATGCACACGGGACCACAGAGGACCCCAGTGACAGTCTCCATGAGTTTGGAAAGCTGCCGCCACCTCCCCcaactccacctccacctctacCTCCACCATCACAGTTATACCCCAAACCACCATCCCGCCACagctctccctcccctcccagACAGAGGCCACAGTATCTGCCCCGGGCTCCCCCAGGGCAGCGTGGCAGAGGTcggggacagagaggagggctgGGCAGGGGGCAGATGTTCGAAGACCCAGCTGTGATGAGGATAGTGCAGGGGCAACCAAGCCTCAAG GGTCTTGACAGCGCCATAGTGGACTGTGGGAACACCATGCACTGGAATACCTTTGAGGACGAC TATTTGTCACCATCTTCAAGAAAGACGAGAAGAATCTCCGGATCAATATTTCAG GACAGTGCTatagtgtgtgtgattgatggTCGCAGAGGTCAGCACCTGACCTCCAACTTCCTGGATTTGCCATATCCTGTCTCTTCCTTCAGGGGCAGGAGAGGGGAACCCAGAGGATCCTACCCCAGAAGACATTTTGGTCAAAGAGGCCCCTCTCAG ATGCATGCGCCCATGGTACCAGGATCACCCATCCTTTTACGTCAACCGTTAACCCCTCGGCAACATTACAATCAG ACAGGAGGCTTCAGGTTTCCTGGGAGCCGGCCCTGCCCGTCCACTCCTCAGTCCATGACTCCTAAGATGATGCAACTTCGCTTCGGTGCCAACTCACCAAGACCGTCCCCCTTTTACAGCCCTTTGTCTAATTCGGTGCAGCATTTCAG GTACCCCGGTCCTGTCACCCAGCTGCACCCCCAACATAAACGACTGCTTCATCAAAAACAACGTATATTCCAAAG AAAACCCGAGGGCTGGGATCCGTACTGTAATCTCATGACGGCCAAAGAGAAGGAGTGGATCACCAGGCTGCAGATGATTCAGCTGCAAAGTGAGCATCCGTACCTTGAGGACTACTATTACCAG GAGTACTATCGGCGACTAGAAGCTAAGATGGCAGAGGAAGAGTTGGGTATCAGGGGCAAGAGGGAGCCCCCCAAGCTCACCACACCATTCATCACAAAAACAGACTCCTACACACCAG TTGTGCACATTGAAGGCTCTTTGGGTCAAGTCGCTGTGTCCACATGTTACACTCCTCGTCGTGCCATCAGTGCAGTTCATGCAGTCCAAGCTCAAGGTCCACTCGAG GAACAAAAAGATATCAGACAACAGCGGTTAGAGGTCCTTAGTAAAATAGAAAAG TTGTTCATAGTTCTGTTGGAGGtcgaggagatggagaggatgaaaaCCACGATCTTGTCTGAACCAGAAGAAACAAGGttgatggagaaaatgcagAGGAAAGTGGAGCACATCTACTCTCAGCTGCAACATCACGACCCCCT AGACTCAGGAGGAGAGTTTCTTCCCTTCCTGCTGGTCTCAAAAGGCAAACGACTAGTCGCCCGCCTGCTCCCGTTCCTCAAACATGATACTGCACTGAAAATCTTGAGCACTGTGACCTTGAATCTGCCTTCACTGATGAGCAGAGATACTGAAGAG gCTCTTCCTGTGCTCTACCCGCCTCTCCGAAATGTGATTGGAAGTCTGACTTTCAGTCAGCTCATCGGGGTCCTCAAAAGTCTGACATCGGAGTCTCTGGCGACACACGAGTGCCTCACGCTGGCATGTCAGAACAAG tttgGACTGTCCTTACTGTACGCTCTCCTGTCCCATGGAGAGAAGCTGCTGTCTTCAGGCGTTCCTCTAGAGCCCAGCATCGGTGACTTTGAGACCTG gACTGACACAATATTCCAGGTGGCGGGGCAGCTGTCCCAGTGCTCACTGGTGGAGCCGCTCCTCCTGCCCTCAAACCTGCTCACTCTCTTCTGCCGTTACCTGGACAAGCGCACTGTGCATCAGCTGAAAAGCAACATGGA GTCTGCAACTGGATTCCTGGCTCTTCCATCGTAA